In Yoonia sp. R2331, the following proteins share a genomic window:
- a CDS encoding fumarylacetoacetate hydrolase family protein, translating to MSFVFPPRALPELPVAGHPDVYAVARIFCVGRNYAAHAAEMGGEVDREAPWYFTKSAFALAQSGQTLPYPPGTANYHHEVELVIAVGAPVFQADEAAAETAIYGYACGLDMTRRDRQQDGKDHRRPWDLGKDVENGAVIGAITPASDFSGPRGQRIQLSIGDALRQDAVLDDMVWSCAEIISHLSRYYHLQPGDLIMTGTPAGVGPVQPGDLLTGQIDGLQPVTLTIGAPQA from the coding sequence ATGTCCTTTGTCTTTCCGCCCCGTGCTTTGCCCGAACTGCCTGTCGCTGGCCACCCAGATGTCTATGCCGTGGCGCGGATATTCTGTGTCGGACGCAATTATGCGGCCCACGCTGCTGAAATGGGTGGCGAAGTGGATCGCGAAGCACCGTGGTATTTCACCAAGTCGGCCTTTGCCCTGGCGCAAAGCGGACAGACGCTGCCGTATCCGCCCGGAACCGCGAATTATCATCACGAGGTCGAGCTGGTGATCGCTGTTGGCGCGCCAGTGTTTCAGGCAGATGAGGCCGCTGCAGAAACCGCGATTTACGGCTATGCCTGCGGGCTGGATATGACCCGCCGGGATCGGCAGCAGGACGGCAAGGACCATCGCCGCCCTTGGGATCTGGGCAAGGATGTTGAAAACGGCGCGGTGATCGGAGCGATCACTCCTGCTTCGGATTTTTCGGGCCCTCGCGGGCAGCGCATCCAACTTAGCATCGGCGATGCATTGCGGCAGGATGCGGTGCTGGACGACATGGTCTGGTCCTGCGCAGAGATCATCAGCCATTTGTCACGCTACTATCATCTGCAGCCCGGCGACCTGATCATGACCGGCACGCCTGCCGGTGTTGGACCGGTGCAGCCGGGTGATCTTTTGACAGGTCAGATTGATGGTTTGCAGCCCGTGACGCTGACGATTGGTGCGCCGCAAGCATGA
- a CDS encoding glycosyltransferase family 4 protein, with protein sequence MTLRTVIIVSDSAQVDGGLGKVAVTSAIALSEMGLRVIFFCPIAGIDPRLEAAGVTVHCLGQTAPSEDPSRWRGMMRGIWNRDAAGALRDLVLEHDPATTVLHCHGYSKALSPAIGPILTGGPVRCLYTMHEFFLACPNGGFFDFPRAQICSRKPLGLSCLTTQCDSRHAVHKVWRTARQVALHGPGRMPRRLRDVAFISDTQKQVMVPYLAAETRLHRVPNPVDLGKGPRVAAEDNDAFVFVGRLEPDKGALDFARAAKDAGVRAVFVGAGRQEAQIRALLPDAQITGWVGPDAVASYLAQARALVFPSLWQETFGLVAYEALGRGVPVITGAWNAAHEGIAQGETGLIYDMPDQLMATLKAMDATTAGRMSQAAFARRDTYGLSPRAHATRLVEVYQTLLQECT encoded by the coding sequence ATGACGCTGCGGACGGTCATAATTGTCAGTGACAGTGCACAAGTTGATGGTGGGTTAGGCAAGGTTGCCGTCACCTCGGCCATTGCCTTGTCCGAAATGGGCCTGCGCGTGATCTTCTTTTGCCCGATTGCCGGCATTGATCCTAGGCTAGAGGCAGCCGGTGTCACGGTGCACTGTCTGGGGCAAACCGCCCCGTCCGAGGACCCCAGCCGCTGGCGCGGCATGATGCGCGGGATCTGGAACCGCGACGCGGCAGGCGCCCTGCGTGATCTGGTCCTCGAGCACGATCCTGCGACGACAGTGCTGCACTGCCACGGGTATTCCAAAGCCCTATCGCCCGCGATTGGCCCGATCCTGACCGGAGGGCCTGTGCGTTGCCTTTATACAATGCACGAATTCTTCCTTGCTTGTCCGAACGGTGGGTTTTTCGATTTTCCGCGTGCGCAGATTTGCTCTCGCAAGCCACTGGGCCTGTCGTGCCTGACCACGCAATGCGACAGCCGCCACGCAGTTCACAAGGTGTGGCGGACGGCGCGGCAGGTTGCACTGCACGGGCCGGGGCGGATGCCGCGCCGATTGCGGGATGTTGCCTTTATCTCTGACACGCAAAAGCAGGTGATGGTCCCGTACTTGGCGGCAGAGACGCGATTGCATCGTGTCCCGAACCCCGTGGATTTGGGCAAAGGGCCACGAGTTGCGGCTGAGGACAACGACGCGTTTGTCTTTGTCGGACGGCTGGAGCCGGATAAGGGCGCGTTGGATTTTGCGCGTGCCGCCAAAGATGCAGGTGTGCGCGCGGTTTTTGTTGGCGCGGGGCGACAAGAGGCCCAGATCAGGGCGCTTTTGCCCGACGCGCAGATTACGGGCTGGGTCGGGCCTGATGCGGTCGCCTCGTATTTGGCGCAAGCGCGCGCGCTGGTTTTTCCAAGCCTTTGGCAAGAGACGTTTGGACTGGTCGCCTATGAGGCGTTGGGGCGCGGGGTGCCGGTGATCACAGGCGCATGGAACGCCGCGCACGAAGGAATTGCGCAGGGTGAAACCGGCCTGATCTACGATATGCCGGATCAGCTGATGGCCACGCTGAAAGCAATGGATGCCACCACGGCGGGGCGCATGTCTCAAGCCGCTTTTGCGCGCAGAGACACCTATGGGCTGTCGCCGCGGGCCCATGCCACGCGACTGGTTGAAGTCTATCAGACGCTTTTGCAGGAATGCACATAG
- a CDS encoding ABC transporter ATP-binding protein, which translates to MSSIVSVKNLRKSYAGGFEALKSVNLEIEEGEILALLGPNGAGKTTLISTICGITVATSGQIEVGGHDTVTDFRAARNLIGLVPQEINLEPFETVMNTVRFSRGLFGKPRDDAYLEKVLEQLSLTDKKDAKIMMLSGGMKRRVLIAKALSHEPRVLFLDEPTAGVDVELRKEMWEVVAGLKASGVTIILTTHYIEEAEAIADRVGVISKGEILVVQDKAEMMAQMGKKQLRVDLAEAFSAVPDALSHYGLEPSEDRMSLTYTYDTRSDRTGIRTLLNDLSEVGLKMVDLQTQQSSLEDIFVGMVKEDS; encoded by the coding sequence ATGTCCAGCATTGTGTCCGTCAAGAACCTGCGCAAATCCTATGCCGGTGGGTTCGAGGCGTTGAAATCCGTGAACCTGGAGATCGAAGAGGGTGAAATTCTCGCCCTGCTCGGGCCGAATGGCGCGGGGAAAACGACATTGATTTCAACGATTTGCGGGATCACCGTTGCGACATCCGGGCAGATTGAGGTGGGTGGGCATGACACGGTCACGGACTTTCGTGCCGCGCGCAATCTGATCGGATTGGTGCCGCAAGAGATCAATCTGGAACCGTTTGAGACTGTGATGAACACGGTGCGGTTTTCGCGCGGGTTGTTCGGCAAGCCCCGCGACGACGCTTATCTTGAAAAGGTGTTGGAGCAATTGTCGCTGACCGACAAGAAGGACGCCAAGATCATGATGCTGTCGGGCGGCATGAAACGGCGGGTGCTAATTGCCAAAGCGCTGAGCCATGAACCGCGCGTCCTGTTTCTGGATGAACCGACAGCGGGCGTGGATGTCGAGCTTCGCAAGGAGATGTGGGAGGTCGTCGCAGGCCTGAAGGCCAGCGGTGTGACGATCATTCTGACGACTCATTACATCGAAGAGGCCGAGGCGATCGCCGACCGTGTTGGCGTCATCAGCAAAGGCGAAATTCTGGTTGTGCAGGACAAGGCCGAGATGATGGCCCAGATGGGCAAGAAACAGTTGCGGGTCGATCTGGCAGAGGCCTTCAGCGCGGTGCCTGACGCCTTGTCCCACTATGGGTTGGAGCCAAGCGAAGACCGCATGTCTCTGACCTATACCTATGACACCCGTAGCGACCGCACCGGCATCCGCACCCTGCTGAATGATTTGTCAGAGGTCGGGTTGAAGATGGTTGATCTGCAAACACAGCAAAGCAGTCTTGAAGACATCTTTGTGGGAATGGTGAAGGAAGACTCATGA
- a CDS encoding ABC transporter permease, with amino-acid sequence MNLTAVKSIYIFEMQRFFRTITQSLVSPVLSTSLYFVVFGAAIGSRIQEVEGVSYGAFIVPGLIMLSVMTQATSNASFGIYFPKFIGTIYELLSAPVNFLEITIGYVGAAATKALFIGVIILATAFLFVDIQIAHPFAMLAFLVMTCFSFALLGFIIGIWAGNFEQLQLIPLLIITPLVFLGGSFYSITMLPPVWQTITMFNPVVYLISGFRWSFFGTADVGIGSSLFAILLFMAICLTTIWWIFRTGWRIRQ; translated from the coding sequence ATGAACCTCACAGCGGTAAAATCCATCTATATCTTTGAAATGCAGAGGTTTTTCCGGACGATCACACAAAGCCTCGTCTCGCCGGTTCTGTCGACCTCGCTTTATTTTGTGGTCTTCGGGGCGGCCATCGGCAGCCGGATTCAAGAGGTCGAGGGTGTGAGCTATGGCGCGTTTATCGTGCCCGGACTGATCATGTTGAGCGTGATGACGCAGGCCACGTCAAACGCCAGTTTCGGGATATATTTCCCAAAATTCATTGGCACGATTTACGAGTTGCTATCGGCGCCCGTGAACTTTCTTGAGATCACAATCGGCTACGTGGGCGCTGCTGCGACCAAGGCGTTGTTTATCGGTGTGATCATTCTGGCCACAGCGTTTCTGTTCGTTGATATCCAGATCGCGCACCCCTTTGCGATGCTGGCGTTTCTGGTGATGACCTGTTTCAGCTTTGCCTTGCTGGGCTTTATCATCGGCATCTGGGCGGGCAACTTTGAACAATTGCAGTTGATCCCGCTCTTGATCATCACGCCGCTCGTTTTTCTGGGTGGATCGTTTTATTCGATCACCATGTTGCCCCCTGTCTGGCAGACGATCACCATGTTCAACCCGGTGGTCTATCTGATCTCCGGTTTCCGCTGGTCGTTCTTCGGTACTGCTGATGTGGGCATCGGGTCGTCGCTTTTTGCGATCCTGCTGTTTATGGCGATCTGCCTGACGACGATTTGGTGGATTTTCCGCACAGGCTGGCGGATTCGGCAGTGA
- a CDS encoding S49 family peptidase — MKHLIPFMKTEPLVNVIRLQGAISNSGQGLDDPSLAAVIEKAFRRGKPVAVGLQINCPGGSPVQSSLIAARIRRLSEEKEVPVFAFVEDVAASGGYWLACAADEIYADASSLVGSIGVISAGFGMQDLIANYGVERRVHTAGTSKSMLDPFQKEKPADVKRLKGWLDQLHENFIAHVKARRGAKLSDNKALYTGEVWIGAHAVVEGLIDGVDHLVPFMKARFGDKVRLRRYGPRRSLFQRLGASITAATVAGIEDRAAFARFGL; from the coding sequence ATGAAGCACCTTATCCCGTTCATGAAAACCGAACCGCTGGTGAATGTGATCCGCCTTCAGGGCGCGATCAGCAACAGCGGTCAGGGGTTGGATGATCCCTCGCTTGCAGCTGTCATCGAAAAGGCCTTTCGCAGGGGTAAACCTGTGGCCGTCGGATTGCAGATTAATTGTCCTGGCGGAAGCCCGGTGCAGTCTTCACTGATTGCCGCGCGCATTCGCCGTCTGTCCGAGGAAAAAGAAGTTCCGGTATTTGCCTTTGTGGAGGATGTCGCGGCCTCTGGCGGATATTGGCTGGCCTGCGCCGCAGATGAGATTTACGCCGACGCCAGCAGCCTTGTTGGGTCCATCGGCGTGATTTCGGCGGGGTTCGGAATGCAAGACCTGATCGCGAACTACGGAGTCGAACGGCGGGTGCATACGGCGGGGACGTCAAAATCGATGCTGGATCCATTCCAGAAAGAAAAGCCCGCAGATGTGAAGCGCCTGAAAGGGTGGCTGGATCAGCTGCACGAGAATTTCATCGCGCACGTCAAGGCGCGGCGGGGGGCCAAGTTGTCTGACAACAAGGCGTTGTACACTGGCGAAGTCTGGATTGGCGCGCATGCGGTGGTCGAAGGGTTGATCGACGGTGTCGATCATCTGGTGCCGTTCATGAAGGCACGGTTTGGCGACAAGGTGCGCCTGCGGCGCTATGGCCCGCGTCGCAGCCTGTTCCAGCGCCTAGGCGCCAGCATCACGGCGGCGACGGTAGCCGGGATCGAGGACCGCGCCGCCTTTGCCCGGTTCGGGCTTTGA
- a CDS encoding calcium/sodium antiporter, with product MDWIYVIVGLVILLLAGDSLVKGAVNMSLRLGVPALIVSLTIVAFGTSAPELLISVQAILDGVPGIAIGNVVGSNTANVLLVLGIPALLAAMHTSECDTRKSYLQMIAATALFIALAFTGVFTWWSGLILLAALAAMLGYAVLEVKRHRRACAGDEDEEIEGADPNLGWAKIAMFLVLGMIGLPLGASLLVDGSTNIARSYGITETVIGLTLVAIGTSLPELATTVMAALRRQADVALGNVIGSNMFNLLGIIGVASLVGPIPVDDQFLSFDLWVMLGASLLLIPFVFLRQNITRVWGVVLSVAYVTYLVVVLV from the coding sequence ATGGATTGGATTTATGTCATCGTGGGTCTGGTGATCCTGCTGCTGGCAGGCGACAGCCTTGTCAAAGGCGCGGTCAACATGTCGTTGCGGCTGGGCGTTCCTGCGCTGATCGTGTCACTGACGATCGTGGCTTTTGGCACCTCCGCGCCAGAGTTGCTGATTTCGGTTCAGGCCATTCTCGACGGTGTGCCGGGGATTGCCATCGGGAACGTGGTAGGATCCAACACGGCCAATGTGTTGCTGGTGCTGGGTATTCCCGCCCTATTGGCGGCGATGCACACGTCTGAATGTGACACGCGCAAAAGTTATCTGCAGATGATTGCGGCCACCGCCCTTTTCATCGCGCTGGCGTTCACGGGCGTGTTCACATGGTGGAGCGGGCTAATCCTGCTGGCGGCTTTGGCCGCGATGCTTGGTTACGCGGTGCTTGAAGTTAAGCGCCACCGCCGCGCCTGCGCCGGTGACGAGGACGAAGAGATCGAAGGCGCGGACCCGAACCTTGGCTGGGCCAAGATCGCGATGTTTCTCGTGCTGGGCATGATTGGCCTGCCATTGGGGGCGAGCCTTCTTGTGGATGGGTCTACGAATATCGCGCGGTCTTACGGCATAACCGAGACGGTGATCGGTCTGACCCTCGTGGCGATTGGCACCTCCCTGCCAGAGCTTGCGACAACAGTAATGGCCGCACTACGCCGTCAGGCGGACGTCGCGCTTGGCAATGTGATCGGGTCGAACATGTTCAACCTTTTGGGCATTATCGGTGTGGCGAGCCTTGTGGGACCGATCCCGGTCGATGACCAATTCCTGAGCTTTGATCTGTGGGTCATGCTGGGCGCATCGCTTCTGTTGATCCCGTTTGTGTTCCTGCGCCAGAACATCACCCGCGTTTGGGGCGTCGTGCTGAGTGTAGCCTATGTCACCTATCTGGTTGTGGTGCTGGTCTGA
- a CDS encoding SDR family oxidoreductase yields the protein MPTALVTGGGARLGRAMALYLGGRGYDVAVHYASSGDGAAEVVTELEAMGQRGAALQADLLDEAAAQALLPAAAKVLGGPVTCLINNASIFEYDNIGSATRKSWDRHMESNLRAPFVLTQALAQQAPDPVMDAHDEPVAQALVVNMLDQRVQKLTPEFMTYTIAKMGLWAMTRTAAQALAPRVRVNGIGPGPTLKGHRQSEQHFDRQRKATILGRGADPEGITAALGYLLDARAVTGQMIAVDGGQHLAWQTPDVLGVE from the coding sequence ATGCCCACGGCCTTGGTCACAGGTGGTGGCGCGCGGCTGGGGCGCGCGATGGCGCTGTATCTGGGTGGGCGCGGCTATGACGTGGCGGTGCATTATGCAAGCTCTGGCGATGGCGCGGCAGAGGTCGTGACCGAGTTGGAAGCGATGGGACAGCGTGGCGCGGCGTTGCAGGCTGATCTGCTGGACGAGGCGGCCGCGCAGGCGCTGTTACCTGCCGCTGCAAAGGTGCTGGGCGGGCCGGTGACCTGTCTGATCAACAACGCCTCGATCTTCGAATATGACAACATCGGCAGTGCCACCCGCAAGAGCTGGGACCGGCATATGGAAAGCAATCTGCGCGCGCCCTTTGTGCTGACGCAAGCCTTGGCGCAGCAGGCCCCGGACCCGGTGATGGACGCGCATGACGAACCCGTCGCGCAGGCGCTGGTCGTCAACATGTTGGATCAAAGGGTGCAAAAGCTGACACCGGAATTCATGACCTACACGATTGCCAAGATGGGGTTGTGGGCGATGACACGCACCGCAGCTCAGGCGCTGGCCCCGCGTGTGCGGGTTAATGGCATTGGTCCGGGCCCGACCCTGAAGGGGCATCGTCAGTCAGAGCAACACTTTGATCGGCAACGCAAAGCCACCATTTTGGGCCGTGGCGCTGACCCCGAGGGGATCACCGCAGCGTTGGGATATCTGTTGGACGCGCGGGCGGTGACGGGTCAGATGATCGCAGTTGATGGCGGTCAGCACCTGGCCTGGCAGACGCCCGATGTGCTGGGGGTCGAATGA
- the uvrC gene encoding excinuclease ABC subunit UvrC, with the protein MPEAKTSTLTGYDVIQGYLRTLDGSPGVYRMLDAESRVLYVGKARNLKARVSSYARPGQHSPRIARMINETASMMFLTTRTETEALLLEQNLIKQLKPRYNVLLRDDKSFPNILVAKGHDFPKIKKHRGAKKEKGDYYGPFAGAGAVNRTLNQLQRVFLLRNCTDADFETRTRPCLQYQIKRCTAPCVGKIDKDAYAQSVKDAESFLQGRTKGIQESLARQMGEAAEAMEYERAAALRDRIKALTQVQSAQGINPKGVAEADIMGLHIDGGQACVQVFFIRANQNWGNHDYYPRIAGDEDPAEIMQAFVGQFYSNREPPRALILSHGLDDTDLMAEALADKAGRKVEITVPQRGEKAELVQGALRNARESLARKMSESATQGRLLKGVAAAFDLEKVPERIEVYDNSHIQGAHAVGAMIVAGPEGFEKNQYRKFNIRGDDLTPGDDFGMMKEVLTRRFQRLLKEDPDRQSGNWPDLLLIDGGAGQVSAVREIMEDLGVGDVPMVGVAKGIDRDAGKEEFHRTGKSVMALRHNDPVLYFIQRMRDEVHRFAIGTHRAKRSKAIGATPLDDVPGVGATRKRALLAHFGSAKAVSRANLADLKAVEGISDSLAQTVYDFFHENG; encoded by the coding sequence TTGCCCGAGGCCAAGACCAGCACTTTGACCGGTTACGACGTCATTCAGGGATACCTGCGCACCCTTGACGGGTCGCCCGGTGTCTACAGGATGTTGGATGCCGAAAGCCGGGTGCTATACGTCGGCAAGGCGCGCAACCTCAAGGCGCGGGTCAGCAGCTATGCCCGGCCCGGTCAGCACAGCCCGCGCATTGCCCGGATGATCAACGAGACAGCTTCGATGATGTTTCTGACCACGCGGACAGAGACCGAGGCGTTGTTGCTGGAACAGAACCTGATCAAGCAACTTAAGCCGCGCTACAACGTGTTGTTGCGAGATGACAAATCGTTTCCGAATATTCTCGTCGCCAAGGGCCATGACTTTCCAAAAATCAAAAAGCATCGCGGGGCCAAGAAGGAAAAGGGCGACTACTATGGCCCCTTTGCAGGGGCAGGAGCGGTCAACCGGACGCTAAACCAGTTGCAGCGGGTTTTTTTGCTGCGCAACTGCACAGATGCCGATTTTGAGACGCGGACGCGTCCTTGTCTGCAGTACCAGATCAAACGCTGTACAGCCCCTTGCGTCGGAAAGATCGACAAGGATGCCTATGCCCAAAGCGTGAAAGACGCAGAGAGCTTTCTGCAAGGGCGGACCAAGGGGATTCAGGAAAGCCTTGCCCGACAGATGGGCGAGGCGGCAGAGGCGATGGAATACGAACGTGCAGCGGCCCTGCGCGATCGGATCAAGGCACTCACACAGGTGCAATCGGCACAAGGCATCAACCCCAAGGGCGTGGCTGAGGCGGATATCATGGGGCTGCACATTGATGGTGGACAGGCTTGTGTGCAGGTGTTTTTCATCCGCGCCAATCAGAATTGGGGCAACCACGACTACTATCCGCGCATCGCAGGTGATGAGGACCCCGCAGAGATCATGCAGGCCTTTGTCGGGCAGTTCTATTCTAACCGCGAACCGCCGCGCGCGCTGATCCTGAGCCACGGCCTGGACGACACTGATCTGATGGCAGAGGCGCTTGCAGATAAGGCGGGTCGCAAGGTTGAGATCACCGTGCCGCAACGGGGCGAAAAGGCAGAGTTGGTGCAGGGTGCACTGCGCAATGCGCGCGAAAGCCTTGCGCGCAAGATGTCGGAAAGTGCCACGCAGGGGCGGTTGCTGAAAGGTGTGGCTGCGGCCTTTGACCTTGAAAAGGTACCAGAGCGGATTGAGGTCTATGACAACAGCCACATTCAGGGCGCGCATGCGGTGGGTGCGATGATTGTGGCCGGGCCTGAGGGGTTCGAGAAGAACCAGTATCGTAAGTTCAACATTCGCGGTGATGATCTGACCCCTGGCGATGACTTTGGCATGATGAAAGAGGTGCTGACCCGACGCTTTCAGCGTCTGCTGAAAGAAGACCCCGACAGGCAGTCCGGCAACTGGCCGGACCTGTTGCTGATCGACGGCGGGGCCGGACAGGTCAGCGCAGTGCGCGAGATCATGGAAGACCTTGGCGTAGGCGATGTGCCGATGGTCGGCGTGGCCAAGGGGATCGACCGCGACGCGGGCAAAGAAGAATTCCACCGCACCGGCAAATCGGTGATGGCGCTGCGCCACAATGATCCGGTGCTTTATTTCATTCAGCGGATGCGGGACGAGGTGCATCGGTTTGCCATCGGCACCCATCGCGCCAAACGCTCCAAGGCTATCGGGGCCACGCCGCTGGACGACGTACCGGGCGTCGGGGCTACCCGCAAGCGGGCGCTGCTGGCGCATTTCGGGTCGGCCAAAGCGGTGTCACGCGCAAATCTTGCGGACCTCAAGGCGGTTGAGGGCATATCCGACAGCCTTGCACAGACCGTTTACGACTTTTTCCACGAAAACGGCTAG
- a CDS encoding helix-turn-helix domain-containing protein, with translation MIAYRPLDVPPDLRPYVRRIVHADHEAPITAEVRPAPTGYSYIGWVYRGTVGAKDATPPNAKLQDGPHVAGQITSDDITVRYDGRLGHLLAECTATGLTELTGIAGADCVNQASSLRHLAPFAALDAPYSDPPAQRFVAALSGQAAAPFSVPGWIKEAATLIEQAGGQIKITDLAGSLAISQRQLERGFKNVVGLSPKFFARVQQLNLAFTAMQQDDTATLAALAVEAGFYDQAHFNNAMRAFLGTSPLAYLRSPDDLFSTFLGRSDAFRALVQKQAAP, from the coding sequence ATGATTGCATACCGCCCTCTTGATGTGCCGCCAGACTTGCGGCCTTACGTGCGTCGGATCGTGCATGCCGACCATGAAGCGCCGATCACCGCCGAGGTGCGCCCCGCACCAACGGGATACAGCTATATTGGCTGGGTTTATCGCGGGACTGTCGGCGCCAAAGATGCAACCCCGCCCAACGCCAAACTTCAGGATGGCCCGCACGTGGCAGGGCAGATAACGTCTGACGACATTACCGTGCGATATGATGGCCGTTTGGGGCATCTGCTGGCCGAATGTACCGCCACCGGCTTGACAGAGCTGACTGGCATCGCCGGGGCAGATTGCGTCAATCAGGCCAGCAGTCTGCGGCATCTGGCACCGTTTGCTGCCCTCGACGCACCTTACAGCGACCCCCCGGCCCAGCGCTTTGTTGCAGCCCTGTCAGGGCAGGCCGCCGCACCATTTTCCGTACCGGGTTGGATCAAAGAAGCGGCAACCCTGATCGAACAGGCAGGAGGACAAATCAAGATCACCGACCTGGCGGGCAGCCTTGCAATAAGCCAGCGTCAGTTGGAACGCGGGTTCAAAAATGTTGTGGGGCTTTCGCCAAAATTTTTCGCGCGGGTGCAACAGCTCAACCTCGCCTTCACGGCGATGCAGCAGGACGACACCGCAACCCTTGCCGCACTCGCGGTTGAGGCTGGGTTTTACGACCAAGCCCATTTCAACAATGCAATGCGCGCGTTTCTAGGCACCTCGCCATTGGCCTATCTGCGCAGCCCCGACGACCTGTTTTCAACCTTCCTTGGCCGGTCTGACGCCTTTCGGGCCTTGGTGCAAAAGCAGGCCGCGCCCTAG
- the pgsA gene encoding CDP-diacylglycerol--glycerol-3-phosphate 3-phosphatidyltransferase, whose amino-acid sequence MTFNLPNILTILRLFAAPGVAIMFLYFARPLADWCALILFVGAAVTDFVDGYLARAWKQESAFGAMLDPIADKAMVIIALLVIIGFSSWSPWLVLPATMIVFREVFVSGMREFLGAKAGLLKVTNLAKWKTTAQMVAIATLFGQGIFLHHQIERTIGMDPQMVEDIFAGTIPDEVGLLWLEQAYAVTGWAGLALLWIAAVLTLITGFDYFRKSLPFLREGA is encoded by the coding sequence ATGACGTTTAACCTGCCCAATATCCTGACCATCCTGCGCCTTTTTGCTGCGCCCGGTGTCGCGATCATGTTTCTCTACTTTGCGCGTCCGCTCGCGGATTGGTGCGCGTTGATCCTTTTTGTGGGTGCCGCGGTCACGGATTTTGTGGATGGCTATCTGGCGCGAGCATGGAAGCAGGAAAGCGCCTTTGGCGCGATGCTGGACCCGATTGCCGACAAGGCGATGGTGATCATTGCGCTGCTGGTCATCATCGGATTTTCGTCTTGGTCACCCTGGCTGGTCTTGCCCGCCACAATGATCGTATTTCGCGAAGTTTTCGTCTCGGGCATGCGCGAGTTTCTGGGCGCCAAGGCCGGTCTGCTGAAGGTGACCAATCTGGCCAAGTGGAAGACAACCGCACAGATGGTGGCGATTGCCACGCTCTTTGGGCAGGGCATCTTTCTGCATCACCAGATCGAACGAACTATCGGCATGGACCCGCAGATGGTCGAGGATATTTTCGCAGGCACCATCCCGGATGAGGTGGGCCTGCTGTGGCTTGAACAGGCCTATGCGGTGACGGGCTGGGCGGGGCTGGCGCTGCTTTGGATTGCGGCAGTGCTGACGCTGATCACCGGCTTCGACTATTTCCGCAAATCGCTGCCCTTCCTGCGCGAGGGCGCGTGA
- the moaD gene encoding molybdopterin converting factor subunit 1 translates to MEVLYFAWVRERIGLPKERVETAAATVSDLVAELVAREERYAAAFADISALRVAVDQELTDFDAPLAGAREVAFFPPMTGG, encoded by the coding sequence ATGGAGGTGTTGTATTTCGCATGGGTGCGAGAACGGATCGGACTGCCGAAGGAGCGGGTCGAAACCGCGGCTGCGACAGTCAGCGATCTGGTTGCTGAACTAGTCGCCCGCGAAGAACGCTATGCTGCAGCCTTTGCCGACATCAGCGCCTTGCGCGTCGCCGTGGATCAGGAATTGACCGATTTTGATGCACCACTGGCGGGCGCGCGCGAGGTGGCTTTCTTTCCGCCGATGACGGGTGGCTGA
- a CDS encoding molybdenum cofactor biosynthesis protein MoaE, which yields MDIRVQDAPFDSGAELNGFSARQSDAGAVVSFTGIVRDVAGGLQHMQIEHYPGMTEKALTQIAQEAATRWALSDVLVIHRYGALTPTEPIMMVATASAHRAAAFAAADFLMDYLKSRAPFWKKEVLAEGADWVAAKAEDEDALHRWTMDRDSGTS from the coding sequence ATGGACATCCGGGTGCAGGACGCGCCGTTTGACTCAGGCGCAGAGCTGAACGGGTTTTCGGCGCGCCAGTCTGATGCTGGCGCTGTTGTCAGCTTTACCGGGATCGTGCGGGATGTTGCGGGCGGCTTGCAGCATATGCAGATTGAACACTATCCAGGCATGACCGAAAAGGCGCTGACCCAGATCGCGCAAGAGGCCGCAACGCGCTGGGCGCTCAGCGATGTGCTTGTCATTCACCGGTACGGGGCGCTGACCCCAACAGAGCCGATCATGATGGTCGCGACGGCCAGCGCGCACCGCGCTGCGGCCTTTGCAGCTGCGGATTTTCTGATGGATTACCTCAAATCCCGCGCACCTTTCTGGAAGAAAGAGGTGTTGGCAGAAGGCGCGGATTGGGTCGCGGCTAAGGCCGAAGACGAGGATGCGCTGCACCGTTGGACAATGGACCGTGACAGCGGCACGTCGTGA